In Lautropia mirabilis, one DNA window encodes the following:
- a CDS encoding FeoB-associated Cys-rich membrane protein, translating into MIENLIVAVIVIAAFAYVLRKFIFKKKSAAGGDCGTCDKCSGGSGGGCH; encoded by the coding sequence ATGATCGAGAATCTCATCGTGGCCGTCATCGTCATCGCGGCCTTTGCCTACGTCCTGCGCAAATTCATCTTCAAAAAGAAATCCGCCGCTGGCGGTGACTGCGGCACCTGTGACAAGTGCAGCGGTGGCTCGGGGGGCGGGTGTCACTGA
- the feoB gene encoding ferrous iron transporter B: MAEVSSASLAQPVHLDTAAQPSRGKAATFALLGAPNCGKTVLFNGLTGAHAKVANYAGVTVDRREGRFISDREVRLIDLPGTYSLRTTSPDEAVARDVLLGKYGVCPDGIIAVADATNLRMTLRMMLELKTLGLPMVISLNLSDVARSRGLKIDAKKLGELLGATVLETVAISKSGVMAVETAALALPRGHAAKLDPVEAERKLEALDSNALYEQVEDILAQVVQTELKLPPWHRTLDNIVMHPFWGMLILLTILLLVFQAVYTWAQPVMDSIQGLFDSLGEWVGATLPQGLLSDLLVNGVIAGTGSVLVFLPQITILFAFILLLEDSGYLPRAAFLLDNLLSRTGLSGRAFIPLLSSFACAVPAVMSARTIQDPRERLVTIAIAPMLTCSARLPIYALIIAAVIPNQTVWGVFNLQGLTLFALYLAGILSAAITAWVLKWMARSKGNVQQFPLLMELPTFRMPNFKHIITSLWDRVKAFLVRAGTVIFSVSVVLWALTSFPSAPEGATGAAIDYSLAGMLGHLIQPIFAPLGFTWQMCIAMVPGIAAREVVVAALGTVYAVGAGSEDAVHNALIPIVHDSWGLPTAFAFLAWYVYAPMCASTLAVIRRETKSAKTTFLITFGLLALAYVMAMIVYQITSRIF, translated from the coding sequence ATGGCCGAAGTATCCTCCGCCAGCCTGGCGCAGCCCGTCCATCTGGACACGGCTGCTCAGCCCAGCCGCGGCAAGGCCGCCACCTTTGCACTGCTGGGGGCGCCCAACTGTGGCAAGACCGTCCTCTTCAATGGCCTGACCGGCGCCCATGCCAAGGTGGCCAACTATGCCGGCGTCACCGTGGACCGGCGCGAAGGCCGTTTCATCAGCGACCGTGAGGTGCGCCTCATCGACCTGCCGGGCACCTACAGCCTGCGCACCACCAGCCCCGACGAGGCAGTGGCTCGTGACGTGCTGCTGGGCAAGTACGGGGTCTGTCCGGACGGCATCATCGCCGTGGCCGACGCCACCAACCTGCGCATGACGCTGCGCATGATGCTGGAGCTGAAAACCCTCGGCCTGCCGATGGTCATCTCGCTCAACCTCAGCGACGTGGCCCGCTCCCGTGGCCTGAAGATCGACGCGAAAAAACTCGGCGAACTGCTGGGCGCTACCGTGCTCGAAACCGTGGCCATCAGCAAAAGCGGCGTCATGGCCGTCGAAACCGCGGCGCTGGCGCTGCCCCGCGGTCATGCAGCCAAACTGGACCCGGTCGAGGCCGAACGCAAACTGGAGGCGCTCGACAGCAATGCCCTGTACGAACAGGTCGAGGACATCCTTGCGCAGGTGGTGCAGACCGAACTGAAGCTGCCGCCCTGGCACCGTACGCTCGACAACATCGTCATGCATCCGTTCTGGGGCATGCTGATCCTGCTCACCATCCTGCTGCTGGTCTTTCAGGCCGTCTACACCTGGGCGCAGCCGGTCATGGACAGCATCCAGGGGCTCTTCGATTCGCTGGGCGAATGGGTGGGGGCCACGCTGCCACAGGGGCTGCTGTCTGACCTGCTGGTCAACGGCGTGATTGCCGGTACCGGCAGTGTGCTGGTGTTCCTGCCGCAGATCACCATTCTCTTTGCCTTCATCCTGCTGCTCGAAGACTCGGGCTACCTGCCGCGAGCGGCCTTTCTGCTCGACAACCTGCTGTCGCGCACCGGCCTTTCGGGAAGGGCCTTCATCCCGCTGCTCTCCAGCTTTGCCTGCGCCGTGCCGGCCGTCATGTCCGCCCGCACCATCCAGGATCCGCGCGAGCGGCTGGTCACCATTGCCATTGCGCCGATGCTCACCTGCTCGGCCCGTCTGCCCATCTATGCACTGATCATCGCGGCCGTCATCCCCAACCAGACGGTGTGGGGCGTGTTCAACCTGCAGGGGCTCACGCTGTTTGCGCTGTATCTGGCCGGCATCCTGTCGGCGGCGATCACCGCCTGGGTGCTCAAATGGATGGCACGCAGCAAGGGCAACGTGCAGCAGTTCCCGCTGCTGATGGAGCTGCCCACCTTCCGCATGCCCAATTTCAAACACATCATCACCAGCCTGTGGGACCGTGTGAAGGCATTTCTGGTGCGGGCCGGTACGGTGATCTTCTCGGTAAGCGTGGTGCTGTGGGCGCTGACCAGCTTCCCGTCCGCCCCCGAGGGCGCCACCGGTGCGGCCATCGACTACAGTCTGGCCGGCATGCTGGGCCACCTGATCCAGCCGATCTTTGCCCCGCTGGGCTTTACCTGGCAGATGTGCATAGCCATGGTGCCGGGCATTGCCGCCCGTGAGGTGGTGGTGGCCGCGCTGGGTACTGTGTATGCGGTGGGCGCCGGTTCGGAAGACGCCGTGCACAACGCGCTCATTCCCATCGTGCACGACAGCTGGGGTCTGCCCACGGCCTTTGCCTTCCTGGCCTGGTACGTGTACGCGCCGATGTGTGCCTCCACGCTCGCCGTGATCCGGCGTGAAACCAAATCGGCAAAAACCACCTTCCTGATCACCTTCGGCCTGCTGGCACTTGCCTATGTCATGGCCATGATCGTCTACCAGATCACGTCGAGGATATTCTGA
- a CDS encoding molybdopterin-dependent oxidoreductase produces MSTTRRQWLKTGATGAAGLAAGSLLPGALKDVMAAEAAEGAAGAEAAAKAASSAPGSATFTGEVAHATHYGPFIGTVKNGRLEKVVPQVSDKRPTPMLTEGVIARTYDKTRVAGPMVRKSYLEGFRTGKTKPELRGKEPFVQVSWDVALGLTAKAILDTIEKHGNEGCFSSSYGGWSHAGIFRPNVLQGRFFNLLGGSSMTSGDYSAGAGQIIMPLVLGDLEVYSAQTSWEQVAKHTEVLVFIGSDPNKNNRIEYTVADHEMFPNWEAIRKAGVKCISINPQRTTTDEVMDAEWVPIIPNTDTALFLAMSHHLLVTNRWNRDFVQQYTVGFDRFRAYLEGKDADGTPAKTPEWASRITGIPAARIRQLADLFASKRTQLAGSWAIQRAHHGEMPYWAIVNFACMLGNIGLPGQGVGFSWHYGGGGTPQSGATPPTGLSQGRNAVKKICPASRISEMLNNPGKEFTHNGSRYTYPLVKLIYNAGNNFMSHQQDLNELIRALQKVDTVVVQDCWWTASTRWADIVLPATTTVERNDISSGGTYNINKFYAMKQVIAPQGDALDDFEIFRRLAELCGVELGFT; encoded by the coding sequence ATGAGCACCACAAGACGGCAATGGTTGAAGACGGGCGCAACGGGCGCTGCGGGGCTGGCTGCAGGCAGCCTGCTGCCGGGCGCGCTGAAGGATGTCATGGCGGCCGAAGCCGCCGAAGGAGCCGCCGGCGCAGAAGCGGCTGCCAAGGCAGCATCAAGTGCACCTGGCTCGGCCACTTTCACCGGGGAGGTGGCGCACGCCACGCACTATGGCCCGTTCATTGGCACGGTGAAGAACGGCCGGCTGGAAAAGGTGGTGCCGCAGGTCTCGGACAAGCGCCCTACCCCGATGCTGACGGAAGGGGTCATTGCCCGCACGTATGACAAGACGCGCGTTGCGGGCCCCATGGTGCGCAAGTCGTATCTGGAAGGTTTTCGCACGGGCAAGACGAAGCCGGAGCTGCGAGGCAAGGAACCGTTCGTGCAGGTGAGCTGGGATGTGGCACTGGGCCTCACGGCCAAGGCCATTCTGGACACGATCGAGAAGCACGGCAACGAGGGCTGCTTCAGCTCTTCGTATGGCGGCTGGTCGCACGCGGGCATTTTCCGGCCCAACGTGCTGCAGGGGCGTTTCTTCAACCTGCTGGGCGGCTCATCCATGACGTCGGGTGACTACTCGGCAGGTGCAGGCCAAATCATCATGCCGCTGGTGCTGGGTGACCTGGAGGTGTATTCGGCCCAGACCAGCTGGGAACAGGTGGCCAAGCACACCGAGGTGCTGGTGTTCATCGGCAGCGATCCGAACAAGAACAACCGCATCGAATACACGGTGGCCGATCACGAGATGTTCCCGAACTGGGAGGCCATCCGCAAGGCCGGCGTGAAGTGCATTTCCATCAATCCGCAACGCACCACGACCGATGAGGTGATGGACGCGGAATGGGTGCCGATCATTCCGAACACGGACACGGCACTCTTCCTGGCCATGAGCCATCATCTGCTGGTGACGAATCGCTGGAACCGTGATTTCGTGCAGCAGTACACGGTGGGCTTCGACCGTTTCCGCGCCTATCTGGAAGGCAAGGACGCAGACGGCACGCCGGCCAAGACGCCGGAATGGGCCAGCCGCATCACGGGCATTCCGGCCGCGCGCATCCGGCAGCTGGCGGATCTCTTTGCCTCGAAGCGTACGCAGCTTGCGGGCTCCTGGGCCATCCAGCGCGCGCACCATGGCGAGATGCCGTATTGGGCCATCGTGAACTTTGCCTGCATGCTGGGCAACATTGGCCTGCCGGGCCAGGGTGTGGGCTTTTCCTGGCACTATGGTGGCGGCGGCACGCCGCAGTCGGGCGCCACACCGCCCACGGGGCTTTCGCAGGGCCGCAATGCGGTCAAGAAGATCTGCCCGGCCTCGCGCATTTCCGAGATGCTGAACAACCCCGGCAAGGAGTTCACCCACAACGGCAGCCGCTACACCTATCCGCTGGTGAAGCTGATCTACAACGCCGGCAACAACTTCATGTCGCACCAGCAGGACCTGAACGAGCTGATCCGTGCGCTGCAGAAGGTGGACACGGTGGTGGTGCAGGACTGCTGGTGGACGGCTTCCACGCGCTGGGCCGACATCGTGCTGCCTGCCACCACGACGGTGGAGCGCAACGACATTTCCTCGGGCGGCACCTACAACATCAACAAGTTCTACGCGATGAAGCAGGTCATCGCTCCGCAGGGTGATGCACTGGACGATTTCGAGATCTTCCGGCGGCTGGCCGAGCTGTGCGGTGTGGAGCTGGGCTTCACCTAA
- a CDS encoding FeoA family protein, with product MTTTLPLSKLHKGAHAHIERIAPNPVFGDLDPMVGRRLADLGFSDGVPLMVVATGLLGRGPFAVRLGNQSQFALREPEAAKILCRVVPHGHGHTLSSSTHAGEVR from the coding sequence ATGACGACCACGCTCCCTCTATCCAAGCTTCACAAAGGGGCGCATGCGCATATCGAGCGCATCGCGCCCAACCCGGTTTTTGGCGATCTGGACCCCATGGTGGGCCGCCGCCTGGCTGACCTCGGATTTTCCGATGGCGTCCCGCTGATGGTCGTTGCCACCGGGCTGCTGGGGCGCGGCCCCTTTGCCGTGCGCCTGGGCAACCAGTCGCAGTTTGCCCTGCGCGAACCCGAGGCCGCCAAGATCCTCTGCCGGGTCGTGCCGCATGGGCATGGCCACACTCTTTCTTCTTCAACCCATGCCGGGGAGGTCCGCTGA
- a CDS encoding molybdopterin dinucleotide binding domain-containing protein → MDYVQAAYENSSAAKLMPFEEFWEKGVVTLPTPEAAHSWVRHGDFRADPVKNPLHTPSGRIEMYSATIEKMNLPDCPPMPKWLEPGEYLGNAKEGQVHVVSPHPYMRLHSQMANAEPLRKTYAVQTREPLLINTQDAKKRGIRDGDLVELYNERGALVVGARVSDRIMPGVVSIYEGAWPQLDSKGRCNNGLVNFITSSRPASGLTQATTANTCLASLRKCTDADPGGSKAYQAPQIIQKTDLKIDEDVFGLERAAALREKALASMSPGEKIFYQRCTVCHGPRDPAQFTPRQWQGITQSMFPRAGLNEEEKKLVREFLMQNAKPE, encoded by the coding sequence ATGGATTATGTCCAGGCTGCCTATGAGAACAGTTCGGCCGCGAAGCTCATGCCTTTCGAGGAATTCTGGGAGAAAGGCGTGGTCACGCTTCCCACGCCGGAAGCGGCCCACAGCTGGGTGCGGCACGGGGACTTCCGCGCCGATCCGGTGAAGAATCCGCTGCACACGCCCTCGGGCCGCATCGAGATGTATTCGGCCACCATCGAGAAGATGAATCTGCCGGACTGCCCGCCGATGCCCAAGTGGCTGGAGCCGGGCGAGTACCTGGGCAACGCGAAGGAGGGGCAGGTGCACGTGGTCAGCCCGCACCCGTACATGCGACTGCACTCGCAGATGGCCAACGCCGAGCCGCTGCGCAAGACCTATGCGGTGCAGACCCGCGAGCCGTTGCTCATCAACACGCAGGACGCCAAAAAGCGCGGCATCCGCGATGGCGATCTGGTGGAGCTGTACAACGAGCGGGGCGCGCTGGTGGTAGGCGCCCGGGTGTCCGACCGCATCATGCCCGGGGTTGTCAGCATCTATGAGGGCGCCTGGCCGCAACTGGACAGCAAGGGCCGCTGCAACAACGGTCTGGTGAACTTCATCACGTCCAGCCGGCCAGCCAGCGGGCTCACGCAGGCCACCACGGCAAACACCTGCCTGGCCAGCCTGCGCAAGTGCACCGACGCCGATCCGGGTGGCAGCAAGGCCTACCAGGCACCGCAGATCATCCAGAAGACCGACCTGAAGATCGACGAAGACGTGTTCGGCCTGGAACGTGCAGCGGCACTGCGCGAGAAAGCCTTGGCATCGATGTCGCCAGGCGAGAAAATCTTCTACCAGCGCTGCACGGTCTGCCACGGCCCGCGCGATCCGGCACAGTTCACGCCGCGCCAGTGGCAAGGCATCACGCAGAGCATGTTCCCCCGCGCGGGGCTGAACGAGGAAGAGAAGAAACTCGTGCGTGAGTTCCTGATGCAGAACGCCAAGCCGGAGTGA
- a CDS encoding helix-turn-helix transcriptional regulator, translating into MSSQVTGMGHDGMGAPPGPEGLIPQDEAFSSGPLLTHYLQHLLWWFREGVEPVMAVEGHAGRASVGTQTPWLQGHIGVQVFESGILAADATGSLALPYRSRYEEHHYAPHVALTLKMSGGMSWTDLRGHEHHHPGVQELWFQTGMMEWQHSTIHAGPWSYCHVSMQAPVLERWLADDVLADDARRLLEQCLQPRPRGTGAIRISSLPDAMLQPMQQLHALLSTPGMLMAVPLAQQLQVEGLVLMLLGQWLGLPPQPLKRRQGQWRRAVDDAIDIIQAEYGTELSISKLAWRVGTNECYLKQGFRERLGMGVATFVRLQRMKVALALLEEGRHSVKEIAHYVGYRSLGHFSQAFRAVHGHLPSQVRGRNRS; encoded by the coding sequence ATGTCATCACAAGTAACCGGCATGGGGCACGATGGCATGGGCGCCCCGCCCGGCCCGGAAGGCCTCATCCCCCAGGATGAGGCGTTTTCCAGCGGCCCACTGCTGACGCACTATCTGCAGCACCTATTGTGGTGGTTCCGCGAGGGGGTGGAGCCGGTGATGGCGGTGGAGGGCCATGCGGGGCGTGCCAGCGTGGGCACGCAGACGCCCTGGCTGCAGGGGCACATCGGGGTTCAGGTATTCGAGAGCGGCATTCTGGCCGCCGATGCCACGGGATCGCTGGCCCTGCCCTACCGGTCACGCTATGAGGAACATCACTACGCCCCGCATGTGGCCCTCACGCTGAAGATGAGTGGTGGCATGAGCTGGACGGACCTGCGCGGGCATGAGCATCATCACCCGGGGGTTCAGGAGCTGTGGTTCCAGACCGGCATGATGGAATGGCAGCACAGCACGATCCACGCCGGGCCGTGGTCGTATTGCCATGTGTCGATGCAGGCGCCGGTGCTGGAGCGCTGGCTGGCCGATGATGTCCTGGCCGACGATGCCCGCCGGCTGCTGGAGCAATGTCTGCAGCCACGCCCCCGGGGCACGGGGGCCATCCGCATCAGCAGTCTGCCCGACGCCATGCTGCAGCCGATGCAGCAGCTGCACGCGCTGCTGTCCACGCCCGGCATGCTGATGGCCGTGCCGCTGGCGCAGCAGCTTCAGGTGGAGGGGCTGGTGCTGATGCTGCTGGGCCAATGGCTGGGTCTGCCGCCCCAGCCCTTGAAGCGCCGGCAGGGACAATGGCGACGCGCGGTGGATGACGCCATCGACATCATCCAGGCGGAATACGGTACCGAACTGTCCATCAGCAAACTGGCCTGGCGGGTAGGCACCAACGAATGCTATCTGAAGCAGGGTTTCCGGGAGCGTCTGGGCATGGGTGTGGCCACCTTTGTGCGCCTTCAGCGAATGAAGGTGGCGCTGGCCTTGCTGGAGGAAGGCCGCCATTCGGTGAAGGAGATTGCCCATTACGTGGGCTACAGAAGCCTGGGGCATTTCTCGCAGGCTTTCCGGGCGGTGCATGGCCATCTGCCCTCGCAGGTGCGCGGGCGGAACCGGTCGTGA
- the ubiM gene encoding 5-demethoxyubiquinol-8 5-hydroxylase UbiM produces MEFDLLISGAGPAGLCLARALADTSLTIGLVEQQPEEALREAAFDGREIALTQRSASLMRELGLWKRIQDVDGAAFSPLRDARVFNGSSPFAMLIGHTLTNRSELGWLVSNHHIRRAAYAEVKAAAEEHGRITLMTGQPITRVLAQGEGEMTEVLLADGTTHRARLLVAADSRFSPTRRAMGVGASMHDFGRTMLVCQMTHEVPHNHVAWEWFDYGQTLALLPMNDDPVTGEHRASTVLTLPHQRIEPLLTMDEAAFGEEMSRRYHGRLGRMKLTSTRHSYPLVGVMPHRLVSRRFACVGDAAVGMHPVTAHGFNFGLLSIDTLAEELRTAHASGKDIGSPDLLARYERRHMLATRPLYEVTKLIATLYTTEAAPAKLLRNAALHLGQRFTPFRKLVAASLTGSL; encoded by the coding sequence ATGGAATTCGATCTCCTCATCAGCGGTGCCGGTCCGGCCGGTCTTTGTCTGGCACGGGCCCTGGCGGATACGAGCCTCACCATCGGTCTGGTGGAGCAGCAGCCGGAAGAGGCGCTGCGCGAGGCAGCCTTCGATGGCCGCGAGATCGCACTCACGCAGCGCTCGGCCTCCCTCATGCGCGAGCTGGGCTTATGGAAACGCATCCAGGACGTGGACGGCGCGGCCTTCTCGCCGCTGCGCGATGCGCGGGTGTTCAACGGTTCCTCCCCCTTTGCCATGCTCATTGGCCACACGCTGACCAACCGCAGCGAGCTGGGCTGGCTGGTGTCCAACCATCACATCCGCCGCGCGGCCTATGCCGAAGTGAAGGCCGCCGCCGAGGAGCACGGCCGCATCACGCTGATGACGGGCCAGCCCATCACGCGCGTGCTGGCACAGGGCGAAGGCGAGATGACCGAGGTGCTGCTGGCTGATGGCACCACGCACCGCGCGCGCCTGCTGGTGGCAGCCGACAGCCGCTTCTCGCCCACGCGCCGCGCCATGGGCGTGGGGGCCAGCATGCACGACTTCGGCCGCACCATGCTGGTATGCCAGATGACACACGAGGTGCCGCACAACCACGTGGCCTGGGAATGGTTCGACTATGGCCAGACGCTGGCACTGCTGCCCATGAACGACGACCCGGTGACGGGCGAGCACCGCGCCTCCACGGTGCTCACGCTGCCGCACCAGCGCATCGAGCCGCTGCTGACCATGGACGAGGCTGCCTTCGGCGAGGAGATGTCACGTCGCTACCATGGCCGGCTGGGCCGCATGAAGCTCACCAGCACGCGCCACAGCTATCCGCTGGTGGGCGTGATGCCGCACCGGCTGGTGTCGCGTCGCTTCGCCTGCGTGGGCGATGCGGCGGTGGGCATGCACCCCGTCACGGCGCATGGCTTCAACTTCGGCCTGCTCAGCATCGACACGCTGGCCGAAGAGCTGCGCACGGCTCACGCCTCCGGCAAGGACATCGGCAGCCCCGACCTGCTTGCCCGCTACGAGCGGCGGCACATGCTGGCCACGCGGCCGCTGTATGAGGTCACGAAGCTCATTGCCACGCTCTACACCACCGAGGCGGCGCCCGCCAAGCTGCTGCGCAATGCCGCGCTGCACCTGGGTCAGCGCTTCACGCCGTTCCGCAAGCTGGTGGCGGCTTCGCTGACGGGGTCGCTCTGA